One Bemisia tabaci chromosome 7, PGI_BMITA_v3 DNA window includes the following coding sequences:
- the Parp1 gene encoding poly [ADP-ribose] polymerase → MADDLPFRAEYSKSNRAACKGCKEKIDKDVLRMAVMVRSPFFDGKQPNWFHFMCFFAKQRPKSVGDIAHFDSLRWDDQEKIRKRVDSAAGTSAPATNGKSATKRSKTATTLTTPDMKDFTIQYSVSSRATCIGCQTQIAKDEVRVAKKDYESEEALRFGGLDRWHHLECFAKLRGEAKWYDCGSKLPGFKALNTDDQKKVKQLIPKLKIKAEVKDEVDAEVPAKKIKEDPEVKGNLEAMKKQNKLIFAYRDNLKSLTKKELTALLEHNEQGIPEGTERILDRLSDCMSFGALLPCEHCKTGQLVFRSNVGYQCIGHLNEWAKCQKVVMKPKRVKFTVPEDLKEKYSFLGNYKCKLGERLFEVRESSAAVAVKTENGPKVDRWAPLKNMTFLLVGKFSKPLSEIKKDIVKLGGHVATSVVDELAAVIASPAEVEKMSSKMMDAQSQGIQVVPESFLEEAAKGNAVEKILTLNIASWGQDPKVRIEKQAKMNVMKSQMSGKSKFLSSGPSKVKLTMKAGIVVDPDSGLEDVAHVYTRHGTAYTCVLGLTDITQDKNSYYKLQILEADKSKRYWLFRSWGRIGTTIGGNKLEDFRSVDNAISQFHELYEKQTGNLWENRKHFVKIPGKFYPIDVDYGEEEAKLSSDSTVPCKLHKAVQNLISLLFDVNNMKKIMMEFELDLEKMPLGKLSRKQITEAYSSLKVIQNLLQTRTEADRKVHEIISETNKFYTLIPHNFGVDKIQPINDEVLLKQKIDMLDSLMEIELAYNMLKTTNDENNSNVHPLEQHYAKLHSDIDVLNKETDEFKMIKKYVKNTHAATHNLYKLEIDEVFKVRRHGEDDRYSKYKNLHNRKLLWHGSRLTNFAGILSQGLRIAPPEAPTTGYMFGKGIYFADMVSKSANYCMPSQINCNGLLLLCQVALGDTYENKQAKYIEKLPDGKHSCMGVGQTEPDPAKTYRREDGVEVPLGKGVPSKVKNSALLYNEFIVYDVAQVKVEYLVKMKFKFD, encoded by the exons ATGGCAGACGATCTTCCGTTCCGAGCAGAATACTCTAAAAGCAACAGAGCTGCATGCAAAGGATGCAAAGAAAAGATAGACAAAGATGTTTTGCGAATGGCTGTAATGGTCAGA TCTCCTTTTTTTGATGGGAAGCAACCCAATTGGTTCCACTTCATGTGCTTCTTTGCTAAACAAAGACCCAAAAGTGTTGGAGACATCGCTCATTTTGATTCATTACGTTGGGATGATCAAGAAAAGATCAGAAAGAGAGTTG ACTCTGCTGCTGGAACATCTGCACCAGCTACCAATGGCAAGTCAGCAACTAAGCGTAGCAAGACAGCTACCACCTTGACCACTCCAGACATGAAAGATTTCACCATTCAATACTCAGTTTCGAGCAGAGCAACTTGTATTGGCTGTCAGACGCAGATTGCCAAAGATGAAGTGCGAGTAGCCAAAAAAGACTACGAAAGTGAAGAAGCACTGCGTTTTGGAGGTCTAGACCGCTGGCATCATTTGGAGTGTTTTGCTAAACTTCGAGGTGAGGCTAAGTGGTATGACTGTGGATCGAAGTTGCCTGGTTTTAAGGCCCTCAATACTGATGATCAAAAGAAAGTGAAGCAACTCATCCCGAAACTTAAAATCAAAGCAGAAGTGAAAGATGAAGTTGATGCTGAAGTCCCAGCTAAGAAGATCAAGGAAGACCCTGAAGTGAAAGGAAATCTTGAagcaatgaaaaaacaaaacaagctTATCTTTGCTTACCgtgacaatttaaaaagtttaacaAAAAAGGAGTTAACAGCCCTGTTGGAGCATAATGAACAAGGGATCCCAGAAGGCACAGAAAGAATACTCGATCGGCTTTCTGATTGCATGTCATTTGGTGCCCTTCTTCCATGTGAGCATTGTAAAACTGGACAGCTTGTGTTCCGTTCGAATGTTGGTTACCAGTGTATTGGGCATTTGAATGAGTGGGCTAAATGTCAGAAAGTAGTAATGAAACCCAAAAGAGTTAAATTTACAGTCCCTGAAGATCTGAAAGAAAAGTACAGTTTCCTTGGAAACTATAAGTGCAAACTTGGAGAAAGGCTTTTCGAAGTCAGAGAATCATCTGCTGCAGTAGCAGTCAAGACTGAAAATGGGCCAAAGGTTGATCGCTGGGCTCCACTTAAAAATATGACATTCCTCTTGGTTGGTAAATTTTCTAAACCGCTCTCTGAGATTAAAAAAGATATTGTCAAGTTGGGAGGACATGTTGCCACCAGTGTTGTGGATGAATTAGCGGCTGTTATAGCCTCACCAGCTGAAGTGGAAAAGATGTCATCCAAGATGATGGACGCTCAAAGTCAAGGGATACAAGTAGTGCCAGAATCGTTCTTGGAAGAAGCAGCAAAAGGAAATGCTGTGGAAAAAATTCTTACACTTAACATTGCCTCATGGGGTCAAGATCCAAAAGTTCGCATTGAAAAACAAGCCAAAATGAATGTCATGAAGTCACAGATGTCTGGCAAGTCAAAATTCTTGTCCAGTGGACCCTCAAAAGTCAAATTAACAATGAAAGCTGGCATCGTAGTCGACCCAGATTCTGGCTTAGAAGATGTTGCTCATGTTTACACTCGTCATGGAACAGCTTACACATGTGTTTTAGGCCTAACAGACATTACACAGGACAAAAATTCATACTACAAATTACAGATACTAGAAGCTGATAAATCCAAAAGGTACTGGCTCTTCCGGTCGTGGGGTCGAATTGGAACCACAATTGGGGGGAATAAGTTGGAAGATTTCAGAAGCGTTGACAACGCTATTTCTCAATTTCATGAACTTTATGAGAAACAGACTGGAAATCTTTGGGAAAACCGCAAACATTTTGTTAAAATCCCAGGTAAATTCTATCCAATTGATGTAGACTATGGTGAAGAGGAAGCTAAACTTTCATCTGACTCTACAGTTCCTTGCAAGCTTCACAAAGCTGTTCAAAACCTCATATCCTTGCTCTTTGATGTCAACAATATGAAAAAGATCATGATGGAATTCGAACTAGACTTGGAGAAAATGCCACTCGGAAAATTGAGCCGCAAGCAAATCACTGAAGCATACAGCTCATTGAAagtaattcaaaatttgctgCAAACTAGGACAGAGGCAGATCGCAAAGTCCACGAAATCATCTCTGAAACTAACAAATTCTACACGCTGATTCCTCACAATTTTGGAGTTGATAAAATTCAACCTATTAACGATGAAGTGCTTTTAAAACAGAAAATAGATATGCTAGATTCACTGATGGAAATCGAACTGGCTTACAATATGCTCAAGACAACTAATGATGAGAATAACTCTAATGTACATCCTTTGGAACAGCACTATGCAAAACTTCACTCAGACATTGATGTTCTCAATAAAGAAACTGATGAGTTCAAGATGATCAAGAAATACGTCAAAAATACACATGCTGCAACCCATAACTTGTACAAGCTGGAAATCGACGAAGTTTTCAAGGTTCGTCGTCATGGGGAAGATGACCGCTATTCAAAGTACAAAAACTTACACAACCGCAAATTACTTTGGCACGGTTCACGTCTCACCAACTTTGCCGGTATTCTTTCTCAGGGTCTCCGCATTGCGCCGCCTGAAGCGCCAACAACTGGTTACATGTTCGGTAAAGGTATCTACTTTGCAGACATGGTCTCCAAGTCAGCCAACTATTGTATGCCCTCGCAAATCAACTGCAATGGACTTTTGTTGCTGTGTCAAGTTGCGCTCGGAGACACTTACGAGAATAAACAAGCCAAGTATATCGAAAAGCTTCCAGACGGCAAGCATTCTTGTATGGGTGTGGGTCAAACAGAGCCAGACCCAGCCAAAACTTACAGGCGTGAAGACGGCGTTGAGGTTCCACTCGGCAAAGGCGTCCCAAGTAAAGTCAAAAACTCAGCTCTGTTGTACAATGAATTTATCGTTTACGATGTCGCTCAAGTAAAAGTAGAGTACCTggtgaaaatgaaattcaaatttgattaa